TGCAGTGTTGGAACCGCAAAACACATGGAAGAGTAACCTCAGGAGAGAAGAACAGAcatcttgcgggggggggggacaggcgctctcgctctctcctgcctgcctgcctgccagggacTTGGAGATCCCCAAACAAGATCTCATAGTTTCTCGCCCCCACTATCATCAAACGAGCCTCTCTCTCTGCGGCAGGAACAACAGATGCTCCTTTTCTGAAACCGCAGAACCAGGCTGATGCTGGATCCTGGCCAGTTCCTCCCCGCGTGGGCAGCCTCCTCTTCTGCAGAGGCAGCTTGGCTTCCACCGGCACAGTATGTTCTGACAGCAGACAcctccccccacctcacccccgaCTTTTACGCCGTGCAATTCCACCATCCCAGGGATCTTAAAAGACCTCATTGGTCTTTTGAGTTGCGGTCCTTTATTGATCAGGGTTGATCCTGGAACACAGGGTGCATCTTGCTCTTgctgacattccccccccccctacaaACACACGCTTCTAAACAGAGCCTGGGAGAccttatcttcttcttttttacctTTCGTGGACTGTCCACATAGGTGCTGGGGGTCATGGCCACAGCGCTACCCTCGGCTGGCTGGATGCAGCTCTTCCCAGCGACTGCTCCCGTTTGCTGCTCTCCTAGGGTcctggagagaaaaaaggaatcGGAACCCGCCCAGCCCCAATgattaaaatctctctctctctctcggcattCAAATCCCCACAACCCGCTGGCCTCAGCCTGAGACCCCGCCGCCCTGTGCCTGCCAAGCAGCTCTAGAAACGGCAGGCAAAGGAGCCCTCAGGACAACCTCAGAGAAGTTGCTCCCCAAACTCTGGAAGGCCAGAAGGTCAGACCACCGAGAGCTTTTGCCCTCCAGGGAGCCAAAGCGGCTTTTGccgagcacccccccccccgcctaggCACCCCTCTCTAGACTCCCGACTCACTTCTGGGTGGCTTCCATCTCCAGCAGGGCCGAGAGCGCCGAGGTCCCCTTCTTGACCAGCGGAGGAGGCCCAGACGCTTCCAGGGAGTGGGTGGGGAGTGGCCCCACCATCTGCAAGGGTCCTTTCATCGAGGACCCTTTctgagcagaagagagagaggggggaaagataACCAGTTGTAGAGTGGGAGACACATGGAGCTGTTTGAtacagtttattatttatttcagccCCCCCCGCCCGCCATTCTTCCAGAACTGAGACAAGAGGCAGCTCAGCACaaggtgaaaaagaaataaaagcaagagagaaagttGCAAGGCGGAAACCGTTACACcaatcaaagcagtaagacaGCTGTTGAATTAAAAAGCCATTTCGGAAGGCCTCTTTAACCACCATGGCCTCCTCCTGCGTCAAAGGTCTTCTTCCAGCAGCCAGTCGTCCTCTGTCCAAAGGACAAGAGGGAACGGCGGAGGCCACCTAGTTTCCTGCCCGGGGAGAGACTACAGAAAGgccctcttttttctcctcctcctcagacttcAGGGCGGCCACCCCAACATCcgccccactcccccccccaggacCCATACACAGCCCCCAGGGGTTCCCCGCAGGCTCACCCGGATCATGCGGTCCGAGCGATGGCGCCGGCGGATGCGGTTCAGCCCCTCCACGAAGCGGATGAAGCCGTCCAGCAGCTGCCACTCCTCCTCGTCCGAGCGGGTCTTGTCCCCGTAGACGTCGCAGTGCGCTTCGCCCTCCATGATGCGCTTGGTGGCGCTGATGCAGGCTGGCAGCAGCAGGAAGCGCGTTCTCCAGAATTTCAGCGACTCAATGAGGCTGCGCGAGAAAGGAACCCACAAGGGGAGAAGGCCAAGGAAAAGGACGAAGGGATTAAACTGAAGATGAATCACTCCTCCCTGGACACGCACCTCGCTTTCACGGAGAAGCCCCGTACGCATGGTCTCACCGACAGGACGCCCACACCTGTGCGTGCCTCCTCCCTACATcgtttctgctgctgctgactgTTTTAACAGTAGAAACCACCAGTTCCCCATCCGCAGGTGTGTTTTGCTGGATCCCACTATGTTCATGTGAactggcactccccccccccgacccctggGTACATCTTAGGCCggcccacagcaaaaaaaaaatccctgccgTGGTGGACGAGGAAAACGTCCCAAGCAGATTTCTGGTGTTACGGAGGATGGCGGTGAGAAGCGGGGTTGGAATTCCAGCTCGGACGTGAGTGGACATGGAGGGCACACGGTGCAATCTTGACTGAAGAGACCAGGCGGAGGAGCCTCGCCAGTCCTTCCCCTGTAGCTGGCCCAGCCTTCCCGCAGAACTGCCTTGCGCCCAGCGGGCAGGGAGGGCTTACCTTGAGCTCTCTCTCCCCTAAGGTGTTCTCGGTGAGGAGCCGGAACGCTGGCCGGCCAGAGTGGAAAAGTCACGGGCCctagaggggaggggaggggaggggaggctggtcCCGCTCCCGGCTTACCTGAAATCTTCTGAACCCGCCGAGCAGATGTATTGGTCCAGGTAATTCCACTTATATTCCTCCAGCCTCTCGTGGGAGAACTCCACCCAGCAGGAGACAAACTCGGAGTCCGAGTGGGAGGGACACAGGCTGTAGGTGTAGCTGATCTGGGCGGACTCGTAGGGATACCTAAGAGAGAGATGCCAGAGGAAGCCTCTGTGTAAGTGGCCGATTCGTAGGGGCTTGGGAACGCCATCTCCCAGGGACGTGGCCCAAGCCATTCGGCACGCCAGCATCCTCTCAGCCCGCCAGGGCCTCCCTCCACGGGCTGCCCTCCGGACGATCAGGGCATGGGCCCCATGGGTGGGTGAGCTGGTGGCGGGTTCTCAGAGACCCAGAGACTCACTTGGGCAAATAGCGAGTGACCGTGATGATCCGGTCCTTCAGGGTGACTTTGTGGAAGGTCCGCCCCATGCTCAGCCAGTACtgatcctcctcctccggccGGTTTCGTGACACAAGCCCTGGTTGAAAGACACAAGCCCAGCAACACATGCTGAGGGGAGGCCCGCTCAGTTCATGCCCCGGACCTGCGCCTCCTTCCCAAACTGGCAAAGGGCTCGGAAGGGGTGGGGGCTCCCTCGAAAGCCATGTGTGGCCCTGCCAGCCCCAGCTTTTGAGGTCCGGGCGAGAGCCTTCATTTCCAAGGGGCCCCTGGAGGGCGGAGGTGACCATGCCGGCAGATGGGTTTGGCCATTTCTTTCAAGATTCATGTTTGCTGCATTGAGGGAAAGGCACCGTCCACCAGGACGTTCTGCCGCCTGGATATAGGGAGACTCCGCAAGGTGGCTCTAACCTAGATCTTTGGGCCAACCCCCGAATGCTTGCGCCCAGCTGCCGAATCTTGGCACAAGCAGTCTATTTTGTTCTGTAAATTCTGAACTTTGGTACCAGACCCCAAGACATCAGCAAAATGGCAAATCCATGCAATGTTGCTAAGAAAACTACAATCAGCGTAACTGGTATTTATAAAGATTATTGACTTTaaagttttgtgggtttttttaaaatggcattcttGGCCCCTTTGAGAACCATTGTTTTCTagagaagagggggagggagaccTTGCCCCCGATATAACAGGCCCTTCTCaaaagagaagggggaggcaggcaggccggGGGGGCTGGGCTTGGGGGGTTGAGTGGGAGCCCCTCTCACCTCGGCTGTACAAGGGACTGCTGCTGAGAGGGGGCGGCCCGGCGGCCGGCGGCTTCGGGGCCTTGCTCTGCACGATGAGTTGGTAGCCCTGCATGAGCCGCTGGCAGATGAACTCCTCAAAGACCTGCTGGGCGGTCATGAGCACCCCTTCCTCGTCCCTCCTGCCAGGGGAGAAAAGGGGCGGCCGGGAGGGGTCAGCACAGGCAGCACTGTTCAAAGCAAGGGGATCCcaccccctcccttctttctgctcCTCCTGGGCCCAGGAAGGACCGGCCATCACGGGTGGCCCAAAGATCCTTCCCGAAATTGCTTTGAAGCTTGGGCTGTCTTCTACCAAACATCAGGTGCCATGAAaaggctcccccccaccccctgaccAGCCCTctagaacagcggtccccaatctttttgggactgcagactggttgaggaaggcagggcaccgcTTCGCGCATGTACCCAAGAGCGTGCGCAcgagcatggtgtgtgtgtgtgcagactaGCTGGGCTTCCCTGAGTAACCCTGTCACCCTCCCAGGGGCACTGCTGGGAGGTAGACTTAACAGCCTATAACCCCCCCCCTTCGCAACACATCCAAACGGCGGCAACAGAGCAGCCCTAGAGGCTGAGATGGCTTTCGTTTCCCCCACCCACTGCAGGAGTGGCTCCCTTCacacaccccctccccccccccccttgaaggaGTCCATACCTGTCCAGATCAGCCTCAGGAAGGAGATCATAGCAACCCTCGGTATAGTCGTTCTGCAGGCTCTGGCGGTCCGGGAAGTAATCGGTGGTGAGGGGGAGGCAAGCCGGAGTGGTGAGAGACTTCCAGTCCACCCCGACTGTACAACAGAAGCCTGGCACTACGGGGGGAGCAGACAGCGTCAGAACTGCCTCGTGTCATCACAGGGCGGAGGGCAAGCGGGGCAGGAGGAGTTGGGACATCAgggtgcgtgtgtgcgtgcgtgtgagCGTCAGCAGGAGCAGAGGATGGGAGACAGCCGGGgcgaggaaggagaggaaaagaagagggtggggggaaaaaacacacaagaggaaggaaggaggggcccAAGAAGCCAACGGGAAAGGCGGAAGGGGCAGAAAAGATGTGGTGGGAGGTCAGGAGTGTTGCCAGGGATGGGAAagcagggggagaggagagggagggaaagaaagacagagtttGTTAAACATCACCGTGCCCAGGCCGATTCGCTCCCAGCATGCAAGAGGGGTCTCAAAAGTTAACACACAGTTCCGTCGCCTGTTGATTTTCAGCTCAAGCCAATGAAGCTGCCGCAGAATTattaaaaccaccaccaccaccaccaccaccctcatcAGGTGGAGATGGGCAAGGACAGGAGAGCCCACGGACACTTCAAGCCAGAGAATTATTCCACCAGGCCCCCTTCCTGGCCAGAGGCAGAGGGCAGGGAAGGCAGAAGGAGaggcgagagagagagcaggccagCCCTGCCGTTTGGCAGCCGAGCgcagcaggaggaagagcagaaggggacgttCTCAGACCTATGAAACGGGGAAAGGGGGAAACACagagaaaggcaggaaggggCACCGGGCGCGGGtgggggaagaaaggaaacagcaaaggggtttttttgggggggggggaagtcttgcTAAAAAGCCACTCCTCTGTTTCTGGATCTACAAGTAGTGCAGGACTCgtaacggggagggggggggcagagaaaacaCAGGGGGCGATTTTGCAGTCTTCTCCAAAGGAGCTGCCTGACCATGGTGCCTTCGAAGATGCTCTCTGCTTGTTTGGGAAAAGAAGGAACCAACATTGGTGAAATTCCGTTTTTCCCAAGTGCGTTTCAACGGGCTCTGTCCAAGTTTCCACAATCTGCTGTGCAATGAACTGCTCAGTGCGAGCAAACCTTCTACCTGAAGGTCAGCACATTTGATTCACCAGAGCTTTGCGTTCCTGTTCAAAGCAGATTTCAAGACGAATGTCACCTGCTTTAGGGCTCAGAGGAAGACCCAGCCTTGAAACCGCACGGGATGAGTTGCTTTGTAGGATAAACCAGACcgggtttctgtgtgtgtgtgtctttgtgtacAGAAACTGGACTTCCACATTTGCTCAGGTGAGGCTGGAAGTGGAAGGCCAAGCCAAAGAGGATCACCTGGTAAGCTGGGAGGCTTTGCCCGGGACGGCCTCCCCTCGTCTTAACAGGAGGGGACCTCCGGATGGAGCGGTccaggagaaagaaaagcagggccgggggggggggctgccggaCCTCTGAAGTGGCTCacgcccccccccacatccccacGGAGACCGTCTTCCTCCCAGCCCCATCACCACCTCACTTACTCGGATCCGGAGAATCCGAAACAGCACCTTCCGAGGCGTCCTTCTTCTGGGTTCGGGCGTTCACGCCTGCAAGAAGCAGAAAGAGGTTGTTAGCATCAGGGCCGGGACGCACAGAGTCCGGCCAAGGCCTTCCAAGGACAGAAGACCGCAAGACCCAAACTCAAAAGAGACCCCTGCCGACTCTGCGGGATTTACCTATGAGTTAAGCTTAATTGTGGATTTGGCAATGGATTCCCCGGGTGATGGCCTTAAACAGGAACCTGCCTCAGCTCTTCCCCCTGCCTTGAAGCAGAGGCCGGGGTCCTTCCCTCCTATGACTTTCGGGCTGTTCCTCaacaaggcagggaagcaccgACCGACCGACCCGCCGCTCCACTTGGGCTTCAGCAAAAGGCACATGATGGGAATGGTGGCCCAGGGTGGGACATCCCTGCGGAGGGAGGGGACGTGGCCCAAACCTTCGCTGGGGTGTGGAGGGGCCTTCTGCACGAGCTCACCCTGGCTCTACTCAAGCCaaagcgggcgccattttttgcaGAAGGGCTGAGGTCTCTTCCCGACTTCCCTCCAACCAGAGTGACGAGCCCCCAAACAAGGCGGGCTTTGGACTGAGACGTGGCCAAGAGCTTTGGGGAGCCTGGTCTCAGCGCAGGGACCTCCTTTCTCACAACCGCCCACCAGGCAGAGCCTGTGAAGGTCTTCCTAAACCGGAAACGGTCTGCGAGGGTCTTCCCTGGCTTAGAACGGCTCGGATGATGCTCTGCTGGACTCGATGGACGTTTCCTGTTTGCAAGGCTCATCTCATACGTGCATTTTAACTAAAACTACCATGTGCACACGCAGCTGTGTAGGCACGCCCACATATCTAGGACGAGCTGCATAGATCCTTCCACGGTGGCACAGAGAGTCTACTGGGCCCACAGAAAAAAGACGGCCGTTTTCCAGCAGCCCCCACCCCATTTGGGAAgagcccccccatccccaccccgctTTGCGCATACCCCTGGGGGTCACCTGCATCATGGCTGCCCATTAGCGGGTGAGGGTAATCCTCCACGCCTCCGAAGCTGGAGAAGGAGGCACTGTCCTCCGGATGCCGAGGAACTCCGTGcctgaagcaggaggagaagaggagggaatCTGTCCACTGGCTCCCAAGACACAGGAGGCCGTGCTTGTCCCCCAGCGGCAGCGGTTAAAAGACCTTGccattgctgtcctttcacacacacccctttccccccatctctgGAGCGTCCTTATCCCCACCAGACAAGGGAGCAGCCCACCCTGGAAGACCTGCACTACGTCAACCCTCCTCTCTTAGCAGAAGAGGAACCCCTGGGCAGCCGAGCAGGCCTTGAAAGCTCCCCGGGGGGGTTCAGACCACTCAACCTGCCAGCGTTTGGCTCCACACAAAAAAAGGTGCAGAGAGTGCGAAGGGCCTGTCCAAGATAGGAAtagaggggagggaaagagagggaacgAGAGAGGCCGTCCACCGCATGCCTCCGCGTGGGTCACCCTTCCACGTGGGTCACCTGACTCCCAAGACAGCAGTAACCTCTGCAAAGGCCAGCTAACTCTGGGATCAGGGCTTTGGGGCTCCCAAGCACACAGCGATGCCACTTCATTCTCTCCAAGGAACTCCTGGCAATTCTACCGCAGACCTCGAGAGCCAGGAACAACTGGGGAATGTAGCAGATGTGAGCAGATACTGGGGTCTTTAAAGACACGGCCAGTCCAGACCTGTGGGCTCAAGAGCAACTCACAGAGATCTGAACCAAGACCTCATTCCCACTAAGGTCTGCTGACTGCCAGGGTCAGCCTCGCCCACGAGAAGGACCTGCTGTGCGCACAACAGAGGAAGCGGAGCTTGACAAGTGGCCTAAGGCGAGCGCATGCTGGGAGGCCAGGGGCAGCCCAGAGAGTCTCCCAATACTGAAGAGAAGGGACCGTGCCCTGCGCCAGTCAGTGTACTCTCAATGGAGGCTTCTGAAAATCATCACCGTCttggaatggcagagctggaagggaccctacggatcatcatcgggtcaaggaggcccagcgggggaaaatccaactcccagcctctctCTGACTCCACGgccagagacctcaaccgctGAGCTTCCCAGCAGGTTCTGTCGGGGGCGGAGAGGCGAAAGAGAGGTGGCCTGCCTGTAACCagggttcttcgagtggtcctctgtgaaccCGCACCTCCCACTCATCCTCCCCTCTGCCCGTCACgttgtctttttttaatatagCTGTTTCACAGCAGCGGACTCTTACAGGAGCTGAGGGGACTTCTGGCGGGTTGAGCATGCACTCCACTGGgtacgtcctactaatcacatgtctttaagctctaggaACTTCCGAGAGGTCCtacgcaggtgcagaacaacccaatgatgtgcattcacagaagccacAGAGAAGAACCAGGACGGTTCCCCCCCGGGTGTGCGGAGGAGGCTTGCAAGCGGCGAACCTCGGAGCAGACCAGCCTTGTTGGCCTTTTCCTGTCCCACTCAGGACGGCCTCACCTGCCCGCGGCCTCGTGATAAGCCAGCTCCAGCAGCTCGGCTGAGGAGTGGGTCCAGTCTCTCTGCCCACTGCCCTGCATCTCTGCCATGTTCTGCCGGGTTTGGTGATGGATCTGGATGGCTTCTCCGGAAGGACCTGCCGAGGAACGGAATGTCAGGGTAGCAGGATCTGACCCCTAACCTCCTGCTCTTCTTTCCCCCATCCGCTGCCAAGACCCTGGACGGCCTGAAGGACGAGGAGACGTCCAGAAACAGAAGTCCCAGGCGGCAGCCGGAGAGATGAGAAGGAGCCAAGTTTGCCCCTgataaagggggaaagggaattgCTCACCCACGGGGAACGTGTGCATCCAGCGCCTCCGGTTGGAGGTGAGCTTCATGGGCATCCGGGAGGGGGCAAAGGGGTTGATGAGCGCCCGTTGGGGCCCATAACCACCAGCGGAGCGGATGTGCAGCATCGACTCCGCACTGCCCACATGGAACCTTCCGGGTGCACTGGAATCACGTTGCTGAGATTCCAGCATGTTCTCCAGGGCATctggaaagcaaaagcaaaacagctgCATTTGCAGGAAGCTCTGTGCACATGCCACAAACCACCACGCCCTGTGCAGGACACTGGAGTAGCCAACGGACAGGCTGAGCCCTAGGGGCTTTCTGCTCagcacccccttttttttcctagaGAGACTCGGGCAGAAACAGACCACCAGGGACGGGTGACTGTAGCTCAGGTGGGGGAGAAGGAAGCGCATGCTGGGTTTCCTTCACCCGGGAGCCTCCAGAAGCCTAAAGAAAGGCCGGCCAGCCTCGCCTGGGAAGTGGAGGCTAGGATTCTGCACAGGGCCGAGGAAAACCCCGGGACCCCCTGGTAGTTCCTGGCACGGCTCACGATGGTGCTTGCAGAGGACTTTCAGAGTCTACAGAGTACCTCCCCCTCCCAATAGAGGACCCCCCCCCGAGATCCCGGGAGAGTCAAAAGCCCATGACAAGACTCTAgacaccatggggagggggggggagggccaGGCTGTTTCCCGGGCCAAGAGTTGCAGGGAAAAGTGGACTGGCGGAGGGAGGAAACGGTGAGGCTGCCAGAGTCCTCGTGGGTGGGCCCCACAGCGATCTGCTGCTCCCTTAATCCTGCCCAGTGGGAGGGGAGACGGGCCTGCAACTGGCATGGCAGGCATGGGGGTGCAAGGGGTGATTgcaggggaggagaggaaaacgGCAACCCAGAATCCTCTTCCACCAAGCCCCAAAGCAAAGTCCCGTGGGATCAGCGGgggacccctccctccctccctggactCACCTCGGGCGCTGGGGTAGCCCAAAGAGCTGCTGACTTCGTAGTGGAGGTGCGGGCGGGGGATCATCAGGATGTTGGAGAGCTTGCCCAGGGAGCTGTCGTCCGAGGCTTGGCTCCTCACCTCTTCCGGGGGGAGGAGGCGGCCGGGCTGGGAGGGGCTGCAGGAGACGTCGTAGGAGCTGGAGCTTTTCCGGGGGCGGCTCTCCCTCTCCCGGACTGACCTGCGCGAAGACCCACAGGAAGCGGTGGCTGGGTGAGGCGGTAGCAGCGGCCCAGGGAGGACAGCTTTGGTGTTAGGGCAGTCAACCAGTCAGCTGGCCCCGATCCACTCACTCTTGGCCTTGTGCCATGGCTTAAACCCTCCCCCCAGACACGCCAATGTGGAACCAGCCTCAGAAGAGTGCCCGATTTCCACCCAAGGAGGAACCCTGAACTTCTAAGAAGGTGGAGGTGGCTTTGAATCCACaggtggacccccccccccaaggcctggAGTTCGGAGCTTACGTACACCTACAGCTACGGCGTCTACAGCCACGGGCATCACGACTGCCACTGCCTCATCACTCCCGAGTCAAAAGAGTGGCTTTTTTCTGCCGCAGCCCAACATCCACTGCACCATCCCTGGGGACATGGGGGGGGTCCTCTGGCCGTGGTCAGCCGCCTCCCCCCTCTGCCACAACTGGGCCAGGAGGGGGACACGGGAACTTTCCAGCGACACCCGGCTCGCCTCCGAGGCAGGGGTCCCACTGACCTGAAAGGGGGACAGCGCTGAGCTCTGGAGGGCCCGGGCAGCCGGAACACTTGGGCGTCATAGGCATCATAGTCCACTTGGATGGGGAGGGCGTTCTCCGCTTCTTTGGGAGCCCCCAA
The genomic region above belongs to Pogona vitticeps strain Pit_001003342236 chromosome 14, PviZW2.1, whole genome shotgun sequence and contains:
- the DEPDC5 gene encoding GATOR1 complex protein DEPDC5 isoform X3, which translates into the protein MRTNKVYKLVIHKKGFGSSDDELVVNPKVFLQIKLGDIVEIAHPNDEYSPLLLQVKSLKEDLQKETISVDQTVAQVFRLRPYQDVHVNVVDPKDVTLDLVELTFKDQYIGRGDMWRLKKSLVGTCAYITQKVEFAGIRAQAGELWVKSEKVTCGYISEDTRVVFRSTSAMVYIFIQMSCEMWDFDIYGDLYFEKAVNSFLADLFIKWKEKNCSHEVTVVLFSRTFYEGKSLNDFPEAQRSSIQQDHEGRFYEDFYKVVVQNERREEWTSLLVTIKKLFIQYPVLVRLEQAEGFPPGFNSTSAQGNYLEAINLSFNVFDKHYINRNFDRTGQMSVVITPGVGVFEVDRLLMILTKQRMIDNGIGVDLVCMGEQPLHAVPLFKLHNRCSPGDSRLGDDYNIPHWINHSFYASKSQFQCNSFTPRIKLAGRKPQSEKAKNSKDSSLGAPKEAENALPIQVDYDAYDAQVFRLPGPSRAQRCPPFRSVRERESRPRKSSSSYDVSCSPSQPGRLLPPEEVRSQASDDSSLGKLSNILMIPRPHLHYEVSSSLGYPSARDALENMLESQQRDSSAPGRFHVGSAESMLHIRSAGGYGPQRALINPFAPSRMPMKLTSNRRRWMHTFPVGPSGEAIQIHHQTRQNMAEMQGSGQRDWTHSSAELLELAYHEAAGRHGVPRHPEDSASFSSFGGVEDYPHPLMGSHDAGVNARTQKKDASEGAVSDSPDPILTLSAPPVVPGFCCTVGVDWKSLTTPACLPLTTDYFPDRQSLQNDYTEGCYDLLPEADLDRRDEEGVLMTAQQVFEEFICQRLMQGYQLIVQSKAPKPPAAGPPPLSSSPLYSRGLVSRNRPEEEDQYWLSMGRTFHKVTLKDRIITVTRYLPKYPYESAQISYTYSLCPSHSDSEFVSCWVEFSHERLEEYKWNYLDQYICSAGSEDFSLIESLKFWRTRFLLLPACISATKRIMEGEAHCDVYGDKTRSDEEEWQLLDGFIRFVEGLNRIRRRHRSDRMIRKGSSMKGPLQMVGPLPTHSLEASGPPPLVKKGTSALSALLEMEATQKTLGEQQTGAVAGKSCIQPAEGSAVAMTPSTYVDSPRKVSVDQTATPAALEGNALNSTAQAVDRSSAPASQNAGEPGSAGSGSTESSSQPVSAEILTSSSTLAEILEAMKHPVTGIQLLSEQKGLSPSSFISAEVVHWLVNMVEGVQTQAMAMDIMQWESSRLPFGTRQPRTTFRPSSGNGSRWPLWPRSSFTLRSRLSSCPGCPAGRPPTPAATAPSAAALGAGARLQRSWRPRCPNSAR